Proteins encoded together in one Panthera uncia isolate 11264 chromosome A2, Puncia_PCG_1.0, whole genome shotgun sequence window:
- the TMED1 gene encoding transmembrane emp24 domain-containing protein 1 yields the protein MMAAGAALALALWLLLPPVGVGGAGPPPIQDGEFTFLLPAGRKQCFYQSAPANASLETEYQVIGGAGLDVDFTLESPQGVLLVSESRKADGVHTVEPTEAGDYKLCFDNSFSTISEKLVFFELIFDSLQDDEEVEGWAEAVEPEEMLDVKMGDIKESIETMKTRLERSIQMLTLLRAFEARDRNLQEGNLERVNFWSAVNVAVLLLVAVLQVCTLKRLFQDKRPVPT from the exons ATGATGGCGGCCGGAGCGGCCCTAGCCTTGGCACTGTGGCTACTACTGCCgccggtgggggtgggaggggcagggccaccgCCGATCCAGGACGGCGAGTTCACGTTCCTGCTGCCTGCGGGGAGGAAACAGTGTTTCTACCAGTCAGCGCCTGCCAACGCAAGCCTCGAGACTGAGTACCAG GTGATCGGAGGTGCTGGACTGGACGTGGATTTCACGCTGGAGAGCCCTCAGGGCGTGCTGCTGGTCAGCGAGTCCCGCAAGGCAGATGGGGTGCACAC AGTGGAGCCCACGGAGGCCGGGGACTACAAGCTGTGCTTTGACAACTCCTTCAGCACAATCTCTGAGAAGCTGGTGTTCTTTGAACTCATTTTTGACAGCCTGCAGGACGACGAGGAGGTTGAAGGCTGGGCAGAGGCCGTGGAGCCCGAGGAGATGCTGGATGTCAAGATGGGAGACATTAAG gAATCCATCGAGACCATGAAGACCCGGTTGGAGCGTAGCATCCAGATGCTGACGCTACTGCGGGCCTTTGAGGCACGTGACCGCAACCTGCAGGAAGGCAACCTGGAGCGGGTCAACTTCTGGTCTGCTGTGAACGTGGCCGTGCTGCTGCTGGTGGCCGTGCTACAGGTCTGCACACTCAAGCGCTTGTTCCAGGACAAGCGCCCTGTGCCTACGTAG